The Streptomyces sp. Alt3 genome has a segment encoding these proteins:
- a CDS encoding 2Fe-2S iron-sulfur cluster-binding protein, whose translation MTAVPLQPPRRLVTFTLDGEETRVPEGSTILDACRSAGRDVPTLCQGDTLTPKNACRVCVVEVEGARTLAPACSRRAEPGMTVRTDTERARHSRKVVLELLASSTDLSTTPRAAEWIEEYEAEPDRFGTDAARVDEQPKVDNDLYVRDYDKCILCYKCVDACGEQWQNTFAIAVSGRGFDARISTEHDAALPDSACVFCGNCIEVCPTGALSFSSEFGMRAAGTWDETAQTRTTTVCAYCGVGCNVTLHVQDNEIVKVTSPHDNPVTHGNLCIKGRFGFQHVQNRD comes from the coding sequence GTGACCGCAGTACCGCTTCAGCCGCCTCGCCGCCTCGTCACGTTCACGCTGGACGGCGAGGAGACCCGGGTCCCGGAGGGCTCGACGATCCTGGACGCCTGCCGGTCGGCCGGCAGGGACGTTCCCACCCTGTGCCAGGGCGACACTCTCACCCCGAAGAACGCGTGCAGGGTGTGCGTGGTCGAGGTGGAGGGTGCCCGTACGCTCGCCCCCGCGTGCTCCCGGCGTGCCGAGCCGGGCATGACCGTCCGGACGGACACCGAGCGGGCCCGGCACAGCCGGAAGGTGGTGCTGGAGCTGCTGGCCTCGTCCACGGACCTGTCGACGACGCCGCGGGCCGCCGAGTGGATCGAGGAGTACGAGGCGGAGCCCGACCGCTTCGGGACGGACGCGGCCCGGGTGGACGAACAGCCGAAGGTCGACAACGACCTGTACGTCCGCGACTACGACAAGTGCATCCTCTGCTACAAGTGCGTCGACGCCTGTGGCGAGCAGTGGCAGAACACCTTCGCCATCGCCGTCTCGGGCCGCGGTTTCGACGCCCGTATCTCCACCGAACACGATGCCGCGCTCCCCGACTCGGCCTGCGTCTTCTGCGGGAACTGCATCGAGGTCTGCCCCACGGGGGCTCTCTCGTTCAGCTCGGAGTTCGGCATGCGGGCGGCGGGGACGTGGGACGAGACCGCGCAGACGCGGACCACGACGGTGTGTGCCTACTGCGGTGTGGGCTGCAACGTGACCCTCCACGTGCAGGACAACGAGATCGTCAAGGTCACCTCGCCGCACGACAACCCGGTGACCCATGGCAACCTCTGTATAAAGGGCCGTTTCGGCTTCCAACACGTACAGAATCGGGATTGA
- the fdhD gene encoding formate dehydrogenase accessory sulfurtransferase FdhD — MGRVTERRRIIRIRDGAVTTRPDTLVAEEPLEIRLNGKPLAITMRTPGDDFALAAGFLVSEGVIGEGSEVQSIVYCAGATADGVNTYNVVDVKLAPGVVVPDITLERNVYTSSSCGLCGKASLDAVRTTTRHPVADTPPVRVTPAQLAALPDRLRDAQRVFDRTGGLHAAALFSPEGELLDVREDVGRHNAVDKLVGRALTDDRLPLSQSILLVSGRASFELVQKAVMAGIPMLAAVSAPSSLAVDLAAESGLTLVGFLRGQSMNVYAGDHRIALGATVGQG, encoded by the coding sequence ATGGGACGGGTCACCGAGCGTCGCCGCATCATCCGCATCCGGGACGGGGCGGTCACGACACGCCCCGACACCCTCGTAGCGGAGGAACCCCTGGAGATCCGGCTGAACGGCAAGCCGCTCGCCATCACCATGCGCACTCCGGGCGACGACTTCGCGCTCGCGGCGGGGTTCCTGGTGAGCGAGGGCGTGATCGGTGAGGGTTCCGAGGTGCAGTCGATCGTGTACTGCGCCGGGGCGACGGCCGACGGCGTGAACACCTACAACGTGGTGGACGTGAAGCTCGCCCCGGGTGTCGTGGTCCCCGACATCACACTGGAGCGCAACGTATACACCTCGTCGTCCTGCGGCCTGTGCGGCAAGGCGAGTCTCGACGCCGTCCGCACCACGACCCGCCATCCCGTCGCCGACACTCCCCCGGTCCGGGTGACGCCCGCGCAGCTCGCCGCCCTCCCCGACCGGCTGCGTGACGCGCAGCGGGTGTTCGACCGGACCGGGGGCCTGCACGCCGCCGCGCTGTTCTCCCCGGAGGGCGAGCTGCTCGACGTACGGGAGGACGTCGGACGCCACAACGCGGTCGACAAGCTCGTGGGGCGGGCGCTCACGGACGACCGGCTGCCGCTCTCGCAGTCGATCCTGCTGGTGTCGGGACGCGCCTCGTTCGAGCTGGTGCAGAAGGCGGTGATGGCCGGGATCCCGATGCTCGCAGCGGTCTCGGCACCGTCGTCGCTGGCCGTGGACCTCGCGGCCGAGAGCGGACTGACCCTCGTCGGTTTCCTGCGGGGGCAGTCCATGAACGTGTACGCGGGTGACCACCGCATCGCCCTCGGGGCGACGGTGGGCCAGGGCTGA
- a CDS encoding DUF397 domain-containing protein, whose protein sequence is MRSIDLSAATWRRSSHSNQDGGACVEVSDDFTAVVPVRDSKNPHGPALIFAADGWSSFVSALKDGAVGA, encoded by the coding sequence GTGCGATCCATCGACCTGAGCGCCGCGACCTGGCGCAGGAGCAGCCACAGCAACCAGGACGGTGGCGCATGCGTCGAGGTCTCCGACGACTTCACCGCCGTCGTCCCCGTCCGTGACAGCAAGAACCCGCACGGCCCCGCGCTCATCTTCGCGGCGGACGGCTGGTCGTCGTTCGTCTCCGCGCTCAAGGACGGTGCCGTGGGCGCCTGA
- a CDS encoding helix-turn-helix domain-containing protein: protein MPTRRAVTGRSREPRARFAEELRNLRTERGDSLRQLGERLGWDWSLFGKMEKGETVGGPEVVQALDQYYGTPGLLLAMWELAISDHSQFKERYQRYMALEAEATSLWHFAVSVLPGLLQTPGYARELLASGGLSGERLTQQVEARMGRRSLLEGEGAPAFRTILSEAALRTALRSTEEWRDQLAHLSEMAERPNLALQVLPQSAGLHGLSSTDVWFLRLPDSRTVAYTEHGYGGELHEESAAVERMQRAYDATRDLALSPVESQKFILHVLEELSCDPST from the coding sequence ATGCCGACGAGGCGAGCGGTTACGGGCCGCAGCAGGGAACCACGTGCACGGTTCGCGGAGGAGCTCCGGAACCTGCGTACCGAGCGCGGCGACAGTCTTCGCCAGCTCGGCGAACGGCTGGGCTGGGACTGGTCGCTGTTCGGGAAGATGGAGAAGGGCGAGACGGTCGGCGGCCCGGAGGTGGTGCAGGCGCTGGACCAGTACTACGGCACACCAGGCCTGCTGCTGGCCATGTGGGAGCTGGCGATCAGCGACCACTCGCAGTTCAAGGAGCGGTATCAGCGGTACATGGCGCTGGAGGCCGAGGCGACGAGCCTGTGGCACTTCGCGGTGAGCGTGCTGCCGGGGCTGTTGCAGACGCCGGGGTACGCGCGGGAGTTGCTGGCGTCCGGTGGGTTGAGTGGGGAACGGCTGACACAGCAGGTGGAAGCGAGGATGGGACGGAGGAGCCTGCTGGAGGGAGAGGGCGCACCGGCGTTCCGGACCATCCTGTCGGAGGCGGCTCTTCGGACGGCCCTGCGAAGTACGGAGGAGTGGCGAGACCAGCTCGCTCACCTGTCGGAGATGGCGGAGCGGCCGAATCTGGCGCTTCAAGTGCTGCCGCAGAGTGCGGGGTTGCACGGGTTGTCGAGTACGGACGTCTGGTTTCTTCGACTGCCGGACAGCCGTACTGTGGCGTACACGGAACACGGGTACGGAGGGGAACTCCACGAGGAGAGCGCTGCTGTGGAGCGTATGCAACGTGCGTACGATGCAACACGTGACCTCGCACTTTCCCCAGTCGAGTCGCAAAAATTCATCCTGCACGTGTTGGAGGAACTGTCGTGCGATCCATCGACCTGA
- a CDS encoding bile acid:sodium symporter family protein: MNRRTSRRIPALPSWLPVDPYILALIGTVVLAALLPVSGTGADVAGGASTGAVALLFFLYGARLSTAEALDGLKHWRLHLTVLACTFLVFPLFGLASHGLVPYVLTPQLQDGFLFLCLVPSTIQSSIAFTSMARGNVPAAICAGSFSSIAGILLTPLLAAVLLGGSGGGFSADSLLKIVLQLLVPFLAGQLLRRWVGGFIGRHRKVLGYVDRGSILLVVYTAFSEGMVAGIWHQVTPLRLGALLGAEAVLLALMLAVSWYGSKRLGFGREDRIAIQFAGSKKSLAAGLPMASVLFGAHASLAVLPLMLFHQMQLMVCAVIAKRRSRDPLPDGEQPSQQAVPVG; this comes from the coding sequence ATGAACCGCCGCACCAGCCGCCGTATCCCCGCGCTGCCGTCCTGGCTGCCGGTCGACCCCTACATCCTGGCGCTGATCGGCACGGTGGTACTCGCGGCTCTGCTGCCCGTGTCCGGGACCGGTGCGGATGTCGCGGGCGGCGCGTCGACCGGCGCCGTGGCCCTGCTCTTCTTCCTCTACGGAGCCCGGCTCTCCACCGCCGAGGCCCTCGACGGCCTGAAGCACTGGCGGCTCCACCTCACGGTCCTGGCCTGCACCTTCCTGGTCTTCCCGCTGTTCGGACTCGCCAGCCACGGGCTGGTGCCCTACGTCCTGACCCCCCAGCTCCAGGACGGCTTCCTCTTCCTGTGCCTGGTGCCCTCGACCATCCAGTCGTCGATCGCCTTCACCTCGATGGCCCGCGGCAACGTGCCCGCCGCCATCTGCGCGGGCTCCTTCTCCAGCATCGCCGGGATCCTGCTGACGCCGCTGCTCGCGGCGGTACTGCTCGGCGGGAGCGGGGGAGGGTTCTCCGCGGACTCCCTGCTGAAGATCGTCCTCCAGCTGCTGGTGCCCTTCCTCGCCGGACAGCTGCTGCGCCGCTGGGTCGGCGGCTTCATCGGCCGCCACCGCAAGGTGCTGGGCTACGTCGACCGGGGCTCGATCCTGCTCGTCGTCTACACGGCCTTCAGCGAAGGCATGGTGGCGGGCATCTGGCACCAGGTCACCCCGCTCCGTCTCGGCGCGCTGCTCGGCGCCGAGGCCGTACTGCTGGCCCTCATGCTCGCGGTGAGCTGGTACGGGTCGAAGCGGCTGGGCTTCGGCAGGGAGGACCGCATCGCCATCCAGTTCGCCGGCTCGAAGAAGAGCCTGGCGGCGGGCCTGCCGATGGCCAGCGTCCTGTTCGGCGCGCACGCCAGCCTCGCGGTGCTGCCCCTGATGCTCTTCCACCAGATGCAGCTGATGGTCTGCGCGGTGATAGCCAAGCGCCGCTCCCGCGACCCGCTGCCGGACGGCGAACAGCCGTCGCAGCAGGCCGTCCCGGTGGGCTGA
- a CDS encoding LysR substrate-binding domain-containing protein, which yields MYDPVQLRTFLAVAQTLSFTQAARRLGVRQSTVSQHVRRLESEAGRQLFSRDTHRVDLTEDGEAMLGFARTILQANERATAFFTGTRLRGRLRFGASEDFVLTRLPEILESFRREHPEVELELTVELSGALHRQLAAGRLDLVLAKRRAGDTHGELVWQDTLTWIGAPQLRIDPDRPLPLIAFPPPGITRARALEVLEEHGRAFRFACTSASLSALVAAARAGLGVMAHTRGLIPPGLVPVPSRAGLPDLGDVDFVLLHGRRRDTAQDAADALAAAILAGGDRLHRAPVLPPHPDQA from the coding sequence GTGTACGACCCCGTCCAGCTCCGCACCTTCCTGGCCGTCGCCCAGACCCTGAGCTTCACCCAGGCCGCGCGCCGGCTCGGCGTGCGGCAGTCCACGGTGAGCCAGCACGTCCGCCGGCTGGAGTCCGAGGCCGGCCGGCAGCTGTTCAGCCGGGACACCCACCGGGTCGACCTCACCGAGGACGGCGAGGCCATGCTGGGCTTCGCCCGGACGATCCTCCAGGCCAACGAGCGGGCGACGGCGTTCTTCACGGGCACCCGGCTGCGCGGGCGGCTGCGCTTCGGGGCGTCCGAGGACTTCGTCCTGACGCGGCTGCCGGAGATCCTGGAGTCGTTCAGGCGTGAGCATCCCGAGGTGGAGCTGGAGCTGACGGTGGAGCTGTCCGGTGCCCTGCACCGGCAGCTCGCGGCGGGCCGGCTCGACCTGGTGCTGGCCAAGCGCCGTGCCGGGGACACCCATGGTGAGCTGGTCTGGCAGGACACCCTCACCTGGATCGGCGCGCCGCAGCTGCGGATCGACCCCGACCGCCCGCTGCCACTGATCGCCTTTCCCCCTCCCGGCATCACCCGCGCACGGGCGCTGGAGGTGCTCGAGGAGCACGGCAGGGCGTTCCGCTTCGCGTGCACGAGCGCGAGCCTGAGCGCGCTCGTCGCGGCGGCCAGGGCAGGTCTGGGGGTGATGGCGCACACCCGGGGGCTCATCCCGCCCGGGCTCGTGCCGGTGCCGTCCCGGGCCGGTCTGCCGGATCTGGGAGATGTGGACTTCGTGCTGCTGCACGGGCGCCGAAGGGACACCGCGCAGGACGCCGCGGACGCTCTCGCGGCGGCGATCCTGGCAGGCGGCGACCGCCTCCACCGCGCTCCGGTCCTGCCTCCGCACCCGGATCAGGCGTAG
- a CDS encoding AMP-dependent synthetase/ligase — MAAAPQVGGLADTVFDFAEEDPQRIALGHKDAEGRWHDVSAAAFRDEVLALAKGLIAQGVRFGDRVALMSRTRYEWTLFDFALWTVGAQSVPIYPTSSAEQVLWMLHDAEVAAVMVEHEDHAMTIGSVIDRLPNLRRLWQLDADAVTELVDAGALIDDEVVHRHRRAVTPDSVATLIYTSGTTGRPKGCVITHANFMFEADTMVARWHPVFLSKPGEETATLLFLPLAHVFGRMVEIAALRGRVKLGHQPELSAKALMPDLVSFRPTFILAVPYIFEKVFNGARRKAESEGRVGAFDKAVDIAVKYAEALEERAFGTGPGPSAGLRMQHQFFDKVVYRKVREAMGGRVRHAMSGGSGMARQLGLFFAGAGVAVYEGYGLTETTAAATANPPERTRYGTVGQPIPGSTVHIARDGEIWVHGANVFSGYLGDPKATDAVLHDGWLATGDIGALDEDGYLTITGRKKEILVTSGGKSVAPSGLEERVRAHPLVAQCIAVGNDRPYVAALVTVDHEAVEHWLAMQGRTAMRPADLVRDPDLEMEVRRAVVAANTAVSQAESIRTFRILAHQFTEELGLLTPSLKLKRKAIETAYSAEVDALYR, encoded by the coding sequence ATGGCCGCTGCCCCTCAAGTCGGCGGTCTTGCCGACACCGTCTTCGATTTCGCGGAGGAGGATCCCCAGCGGATCGCCCTCGGCCACAAGGACGCGGAGGGACGGTGGCACGACGTGTCGGCGGCCGCCTTCCGCGACGAGGTGCTCGCTCTGGCCAAGGGGCTGATCGCACAGGGGGTCCGGTTCGGTGACCGGGTCGCGCTGATGTCGCGTACGCGCTACGAGTGGACCCTCTTCGACTTCGCCCTCTGGACGGTGGGCGCCCAGTCCGTGCCGATCTACCCGACGTCCTCGGCCGAGCAGGTCCTGTGGATGCTGCACGACGCCGAGGTCGCCGCTGTCATGGTCGAGCACGAGGACCACGCCATGACGATCGGCTCGGTGATCGACCGGCTGCCGAACCTGCGCCGGCTGTGGCAGCTGGACGCGGACGCGGTGACCGAGCTCGTCGACGCCGGGGCACTGATCGACGACGAGGTCGTCCACCGGCACCGGCGCGCGGTGACACCCGACTCGGTGGCGACCCTGATCTACACCTCCGGCACCACCGGGCGCCCCAAGGGCTGCGTCATCACCCACGCCAACTTCATGTTCGAGGCCGACACCATGGTCGCCCGCTGGCATCCGGTGTTCCTCTCCAAGCCCGGTGAGGAGACCGCGACGCTGCTCTTCCTGCCGCTCGCCCACGTCTTCGGCCGCATGGTGGAGATCGCGGCCCTGCGCGGCCGGGTGAAGCTGGGGCACCAGCCGGAGCTGTCCGCGAAGGCGCTGATGCCGGACCTCGTGTCCTTCCGGCCCACCTTCATCCTGGCGGTGCCGTACATCTTCGAGAAGGTCTTCAACGGCGCCCGGCGCAAGGCTGAGTCCGAGGGCCGCGTGGGGGCGTTCGACAAGGCCGTGGACATCGCGGTGAAGTACGCGGAGGCGCTGGAGGAGCGGGCCTTCGGCACCGGACCGGGTCCGTCCGCCGGTCTGCGGATGCAGCACCAGTTCTTCGACAAGGTCGTCTACCGCAAGGTCCGGGAGGCGATGGGCGGCCGGGTGCGGCACGCCATGTCGGGAGGCTCCGGCATGGCCCGGCAGCTCGGACTGTTCTTCGCGGGTGCGGGCGTCGCCGTCTACGAGGGCTACGGACTCACCGAGACGACCGCCGCGGCCACCGCCAACCCGCCCGAGCGCACCCGCTACGGCACCGTCGGGCAGCCCATCCCCGGATCCACGGTGCACATCGCGCGGGACGGCGAGATCTGGGTGCACGGCGCCAATGTGTTCTCCGGGTACCTGGGCGATCCCAAGGCCACGGACGCGGTGCTGCACGACGGCTGGCTGGCCACCGGCGACATCGGCGCGCTCGACGAGGACGGGTACCTGACCATCACCGGGCGCAAGAAGGAGATCCTGGTGACCTCCGGGGGCAAGAGTGTGGCCCCGAGCGGCCTGGAGGAGCGGGTCCGCGCGCATCCCCTGGTCGCGCAGTGCATCGCCGTCGGCAACGACCGGCCCTACGTCGCGGCCCTGGTCACCGTGGACCACGAGGCGGTGGAGCACTGGCTCGCCATGCAGGGCCGCACGGCCATGCGACCCGCCGACCTGGTGCGCGACCCCGACCTGGAGATGGAGGTCCGGCGGGCGGTGGTCGCGGCGAACACGGCGGTCTCCCAGGCGGAGTCCATCCGGACCTTCCGCATCCTGGCCCACCAGTTCACCGAGGAGCTCGGTCTGCTGACCCCGTCGCTCAAGCTGAAGCGGAAGGCGATCGAGACGGCGTACTCGGCCGAGGTGGACGCCCTCTACCGGTGA
- a CDS encoding aldo/keto reductase: MSQVPTITLNNGLEMPQLGFGVWQVPDDEATTAVTTALEAGYRSIDTAAIYGNESGTGKAIATSGVAREELFVTTKLWNSEQGHDSTLRAFDASLDKLGLDYVDLYLIHWPVPAKDAYVDTYKAFERILADGRAKAIGVSNFNPEHLERLLGETSVVPAVNQIELHPQFQQATSRAFHAEHGIVTEAWSPLGSGKGLLEVPTVVAVAQKHGRTPAQAVLRWHLQTGHVVIPKSVTPSRIAENIDVFGFELDADDLAAFAALDEGKRIGSDPAEVGA; the protein is encoded by the coding sequence GTGAGCCAGGTCCCCACCATCACGCTCAACAACGGTCTCGAGATGCCGCAGCTCGGCTTCGGTGTCTGGCAGGTGCCGGACGACGAGGCCACGACCGCCGTGACCACGGCCCTGGAGGCCGGGTACCGCAGCATCGACACCGCTGCCATCTACGGCAACGAGTCGGGCACCGGCAAGGCGATCGCCACGTCCGGTGTGGCCCGCGAGGAACTGTTCGTCACCACGAAGCTGTGGAACAGCGAGCAGGGCCACGACTCGACGCTGCGCGCCTTCGACGCGTCGCTGGACAAGCTGGGCCTGGACTACGTCGACCTGTACCTCATCCACTGGCCGGTTCCGGCCAAGGACGCCTACGTCGACACGTACAAGGCCTTCGAGCGGATCCTCGCCGACGGCCGGGCGAAGGCCATCGGCGTGTCCAACTTCAACCCGGAGCATCTGGAGCGCCTGCTCGGTGAGACGTCCGTCGTCCCGGCGGTCAACCAGATCGAGCTGCACCCGCAGTTCCAGCAGGCCACGTCCCGCGCCTTCCACGCCGAGCACGGCATCGTCACCGAGGCCTGGTCGCCGCTCGGCTCGGGCAAGGGCCTCCTGGAGGTCCCGACGGTGGTCGCCGTCGCGCAGAAGCACGGCCGGACCCCGGCCCAGGCAGTGCTCCGCTGGCACCTCCAGACCGGTCACGTGGTCATCCCCAAGTCCGTGACGCCGTCCCGGATCGCGGAGAACATCGACGTCTTCGGCTTCGAGCTGGACGCCGACGACCTGGCCGCGTTCGCCGCGCTCGACGAGGGCAAGCGCATCGGCTCCGACCCGGCCGAGGTAGGCGCCTGA
- a CDS encoding 4a-hydroxytetrahydrobiopterin dehydratase — MPAEPLSAQDVEAGLRELPGWQLEGDRITRTYRLPSHFAAAGLTVHVARIQDELNHHSDLTLGYNTVALAVHTHDAGGAVTRKDLALAARVEAVAAGHGAQ, encoded by the coding sequence ATGCCCGCCGAACCCCTGTCCGCCCAAGACGTCGAGGCCGGGTTGCGCGAACTGCCCGGGTGGCAGCTGGAAGGGGACCGGATCACCCGTACATACCGGCTGCCCTCCCACTTCGCCGCCGCCGGGCTGACTGTCCACGTCGCCCGGATCCAGGACGAGCTCAACCACCACTCGGACCTGACCCTGGGCTACAACACCGTGGCCCTCGCCGTGCACACCCATGACGCGGGCGGCGCCGTCACCCGCAAGGACCTCGCGCTGGCCGCGCGCGTCGAGGCCGTCGCCGCCGGACACGGGGCGCAGTAG
- a CDS encoding YoaK family protein, translating into MSVVLREARDTLVPDMKGPQGPLPPVLLALTVVTGLVDAFSYLLLGQVFVANMTGNVVFMGFALAGAPGFSTLASAVALASFAAGALAGGVTVHLARAHRGRQLQHALLVQTAFVVAALAVTLISGAPYTGGVRFALIVLLGVGLGVQNAAALALGVPDLTTTVLTRTLTGAVAESTLARGPGSRAGRRVLSAAAMLTGAFVGALAALHVHPALPLLIAVVLLAVAVAAVTLLSRSDAPWTRPSTGR; encoded by the coding sequence ATGTCCGTCGTGCTGCGTGAGGCCCGGGACACGCTGGTACCCGACATGAAGGGACCGCAGGGGCCCCTGCCACCGGTGCTGCTCGCCCTGACCGTGGTCACCGGCCTGGTCGACGCGTTCAGTTATCTGCTCCTCGGTCAGGTCTTCGTGGCCAACATGACGGGCAACGTCGTCTTCATGGGCTTCGCCCTCGCCGGCGCACCGGGCTTCTCGACGCTCGCCTCGGCCGTGGCGCTCGCGTCGTTCGCGGCCGGGGCGCTGGCCGGCGGCGTCACGGTGCACCTGGCGAGGGCGCACAGGGGCCGGCAACTGCAGCACGCGCTGCTCGTCCAGACGGCCTTCGTCGTCGCCGCCCTGGCCGTCACACTGATCTCGGGCGCGCCGTACACCGGGGGCGTCCGTTTCGCACTCATCGTGCTGCTGGGCGTCGGACTCGGCGTGCAGAACGCCGCCGCCCTGGCCCTGGGAGTTCCCGACCTGACCACGACCGTGCTGACGCGCACCCTCACCGGTGCCGTGGCCGAAAGCACGCTCGCCCGGGGGCCGGGCAGCCGGGCGGGACGCCGTGTGCTCTCCGCCGCGGCCATGCTGACCGGCGCCTTCGTCGGTGCGCTGGCCGCGCTGCACGTGCACCCGGCGCTGCCCCTGCTGATCGCCGTGGTCCTGCTGGCGGTCGCGGTCGCGGCTGTCACCCTGTTGTCCCGGAGCGACGCCCCCTGGACGCGGCCGTCCACCGGGAGGTGA
- the secD gene encoding protein translocase subunit SecD — protein MTRATTVRAVLAAAVLLVSVFITLTQSPRLGLDLQGGTRMVLQAKDSATATADRESTDRTLEVLRQRIDSLGVAEPTLTRSGEDRIIVELPDVQDPRQAADVIGRTAQLGFHPVQGPGTEGDDAQETLSDEQGGLLALGPVQLSGAGVKDATAEFDAQQGTGWAVSLDFHKDAGREWKRLTGDAACHPAGDERRRVAIVLDGKVISSPQVDPSIACEAGLPSGSTRITGSFSAEEAQDLALLIKGGALPVPVEIVEQRTVGPTLGAAAIDASARAALIGAAATALFITLMYRLFGALAAVALAAYGVISYAVLVALGVTLTLPGLAGFVLAIGMAVDANVLVFERAREEYADRGRGSLRSAMTAGFRGAWSAVADSNVTTLIAAALLFFLGSGPVKGFGVTLAIGVLVSMFSALVIARALTEIAAGSRFVSDYRGVNGIARPGRVRTWLNKREPQLFRSPRRWLLTSTALVLVAVTGILVRGVDLGVEFTGGRLVEYSTSRPVDVETARDAIAAAGFDDAEVTTAGEQDLSVRTGQLDNDGEHALRAALAEEGGATEKVRDELIGPSLGDELRRNALIALGVAVFVQLAYLAARFRWTFAVSSVGALVHDVIILIGAFAWLGRPVDGIFLAALLTVIGYSVNDSVVVFDRVRELWARNRRTPVADIANRAVLQTVPRTVNTGMGALFILVALAVLGGDSLADFALALLIGICVGTYSSVMTAVPGALLLERSSKAPPPARKRAPGRRTGAGRERRDPADNGARV, from the coding sequence ATGACTCGCGCCACCACGGTGCGAGCGGTTCTGGCTGCCGCCGTTCTGCTCGTGTCCGTGTTCATCACCCTGACCCAGTCACCCAGACTCGGCCTCGACCTCCAGGGCGGCACCCGGATGGTGCTGCAGGCCAAGGACTCCGCCACCGCGACGGCGGACCGGGAGAGCACCGACCGCACCCTGGAGGTGCTGCGGCAGCGCATCGACTCACTCGGCGTCGCCGAGCCGACCCTGACCCGCTCGGGTGAGGACCGGATCATCGTCGAGCTGCCCGACGTCCAGGACCCGAGGCAGGCCGCCGACGTCATCGGCCGGACGGCCCAGCTCGGTTTCCACCCGGTCCAGGGCCCCGGTACGGAGGGCGACGACGCGCAGGAGACGCTGTCCGACGAACAGGGCGGCCTCCTCGCGCTCGGCCCGGTGCAGCTCTCCGGCGCCGGGGTCAAGGACGCCACCGCCGAGTTCGACGCCCAGCAGGGCACGGGCTGGGCGGTCTCGCTCGACTTCCACAAGGACGCGGGCCGGGAGTGGAAGCGGCTCACCGGCGACGCCGCCTGCCACCCCGCCGGCGACGAACGGCGCCGCGTCGCGATCGTCCTCGACGGAAAGGTCATCTCCTCACCCCAGGTCGATCCGTCGATCGCCTGCGAGGCCGGACTGCCCTCCGGTTCCACCCGGATCACCGGCTCGTTCAGTGCCGAGGAAGCACAGGACCTCGCCCTGCTCATCAAGGGCGGCGCGCTCCCCGTGCCCGTCGAGATCGTCGAACAGCGGACCGTCGGACCGACGCTCGGCGCCGCCGCCATCGACGCGAGTGCCCGGGCCGCTCTCATCGGCGCCGCGGCCACCGCCCTCTTCATCACCCTCATGTACCGGCTCTTCGGCGCCCTCGCCGCGGTGGCGCTGGCGGCGTACGGCGTGATCTCCTACGCCGTCCTCGTCGCGCTGGGGGTCACCCTGACCCTGCCGGGTCTCGCCGGCTTCGTCCTCGCCATCGGGATGGCGGTCGACGCCAACGTCCTTGTCTTCGAACGGGCGCGCGAAGAGTACGCGGACCGTGGCCGCGGTTCGCTGCGCTCCGCGATGACCGCCGGTTTCCGGGGCGCCTGGAGTGCCGTCGCCGACTCCAACGTCACCACGCTGATCGCCGCCGCGCTGCTCTTCTTCCTCGGCTCGGGGCCGGTCAAGGGCTTCGGGGTCACGCTCGCCATCGGCGTCCTGGTCTCGATGTTCTCCGCGCTCGTCATCGCCCGCGCCCTCACCGAGATCGCGGCGGGGTCCCGGTTCGTCAGCGACTACCGCGGTGTGAACGGCATCGCCCGGCCGGGCCGTGTCCGCACGTGGCTGAACAAACGCGAGCCCCAGCTGTTCAGGTCGCCGCGCCGCTGGCTGCTGACCTCCACCGCGCTCGTCCTCGTCGCCGTGACCGGCATCCTCGTGCGGGGTGTCGACCTTGGTGTCGAATTCACCGGCGGGCGGCTCGTGGAGTACTCGACGAGCCGCCCCGTCGACGTCGAGACCGCCCGGGACGCGATCGCGGCCGCGGGGTTCGACGACGCCGAGGTCACCACCGCGGGCGAGCAGGACCTCTCCGTACGCACCGGGCAGCTGGACAACGACGGGGAGCACGCACTGAGAGCCGCGCTGGCCGAGGAGGGCGGTGCGACGGAGAAGGTACGCGACGAGCTGATCGGGCCCAGCCTCGGCGACGAACTGCGGCGCAACGCCCTGATCGCCCTGGGCGTGGCCGTGTTCGTGCAACTCGCCTACCTCGCGGCACGGTTCCGCTGGACGTTCGCCGTCTCCTCGGTCGGGGCCCTGGTGCACGACGTCATCATCCTGATCGGCGCCTTCGCCTGGCTCGGACGGCCCGTCGACGGGATCTTCCTGGCGGCCCTGCTCACCGTCATCGGCTACTCCGTCAACGACTCGGTGGTGGTCTTCGACCGGGTACGTGAGCTGTGGGCCAGGAACCGGCGCACACCGGTCGCCGACATCGCCAACCGGGCCGTCCTGCAGACGGTCCCGCGCACCGTCAACACGGGGATGGGCGCCCTGTTCATCCTGGTGGCCCTCGCCGTGCTGGGCGGGGACTCCCTCGCGGACTTCGCGCTCGCCCTCCTCATCGGCATCTGCGTGGGCACCTATTCCTCGGTGATGACCGCCGTGCCGGGGGCGCTCCTTCTGGAGAGGAGCAGCAAGGCTCCGCCGCCGGCGCGTAAGCGGGCACCCGGCCGCAGGACCGGAGCCGGACGCGAGCGCCGGGATCCCGCCGACAACGGCGCGCGCGTGTAG